In Nostoc sp. UHCC 0926, a single genomic region encodes these proteins:
- a CDS encoding TIGR02450 family Trp-rich protein: protein MTKKPKFPYLVGSKWTAQQKVDGWRHFQVVNRKNQAKWVYAEMVAACDPKVRFWINAKLLQDNSQWQAGWQTLQEIQELETEVS from the coding sequence ATGACTAAAAAACCGAAATTTCCTTACCTAGTTGGTTCTAAGTGGACAGCACAGCAAAAAGTAGACGGTTGGCGGCACTTCCAAGTTGTCAACCGGAAAAATCAGGCTAAGTGGGTTTACGCCGAAATGGTTGCTGCTTGTGATCCTAAAGTCCGTTTCTGGATAAATGCCAAATTATTACAAGATAACTCTCAGTGGCAAGCCGGCTGGCAAACATTACAGGAAATTCAGGAACTTGAAACTGAGGTGTCCTAA
- a CDS encoding HNH endonuclease: MVSEQTRRLVRKRSEYLCEYCHSPEYLSPDRFTIDHIMPQSLGGSDELGNLALACHRCNERHYNFTVGIDPKTQEQVSLFHPRQQQWSDHFIWTKDGTKIVGITPIGRATSERFDFNDERRDEPSIQVARRFWVEAGWHPPQSDSRQE; this comes from the coding sequence ATGGTGTCCGAACAAACTCGAAGACTTGTAAGAAAACGATCTGAATATCTCTGCGAATACTGTCATTCTCCAGAATACTTGAGTCCAGACCGTTTTACAATTGACCATATCATGCCGCAGTCTTTGGGTGGTTCTGATGAACTGGGTAATTTGGCATTAGCTTGTCATCGCTGTAATGAGCGTCACTATAATTTTACAGTAGGTATTGATCCCAAAACCCAAGAACAAGTCTCTCTATTTCATCCCCGTCAGCAACAATGGTCTGACCATTTTATTTGGACTAAAGACGGGACAAAAATTGTAGGTATAACTCCTATAGGGAGAGCTACTAGCGAACGCTTTGACTTCAATGATGAACGTCGGGATGAGCCTTCGATTCAAGTGGCTCGTCGTTTTTGGGTAGAAGCGGGTTGGCATCCCCCCCAGTCAGATTCACGTCAAGAATAA
- the clpB gene encoding ATP-dependent chaperone ClpB: MQPTNPNQFTEKAWEAITHTPDIVKQYQQQQIESEHLMKALLEQDGLATGILTKAGVNLQKLRDRTEQFFQRQPKVSGSSSSVYLGRSLDTLLDRADGYRKEFQDEYISIEHLLLAYAKDDRFGKGLFQEFGLDEGKLKNIIKQIRGSQKVTDQNPEGKYEALEKYGRDLTEAARKGQLDPVIGRDDEIRRTVQILSRRTKNNPVLIGEPGVGKTAIAEGLAQRIIAGDVPQSLKDCKLIALDMGALIAGAKFRGEFEERLKAVLKEVTESSGKIVLFIDEIHTVVGAGATQGAMDASNLLKPMLARGELRCIGATTLDEYRKHIEKDAALERRFQQVYVDQPSVEDSISILRGLRERYENHHGVKISDSALVAAAVLSSRYISDRFLPDKAIDLVDEAAARLKMEITSKPEELDEIDRKILQLEMEKLSLQKESDAASRERLGRLEKEIADLKEEQRTLNSQWQSEKDIIDKIQSVKKEIERVNLEIQQAERDYDLNRAAELKYGNLTSLHRQLEAVENELANTQRSGKSLLREEVTEADIAEIISKWTGIPISKLVESEKDKLLHLEDELHRRVIGQEEAVTAVADAIQRSRAGLADPNRPIASFIFLGPTGVGKTELAKALAAYMFDSEDALVRIDMSEYMEKHAVSRLIGAPPGYVGYEEGGQLTEAIRRRPYSVILFDEIEKAHPDVFNIFLQILDDGRVTDAQGHKVDFKNAIIIMTSNIGSQYILDVAGDNAHYDEMRRRVMEAMRNSFRPEFLNRIDEIIIFHGLDKKELRQIVLLQVERLRQRLSDRKISLKLSDAALDFLAEVGYDPVYGARPLKRAIQRELETQIAKSILRGEFNDGNTIFVDVQNERLSFSRLPVEVFTS; the protein is encoded by the coding sequence ATGCAACCTACTAATCCTAACCAATTTACAGAAAAAGCCTGGGAAGCGATCACCCATACCCCGGATATTGTTAAACAATATCAACAACAGCAGATAGAAAGTGAACACCTGATGAAAGCGCTGCTAGAACAAGATGGTCTAGCAACTGGGATTCTCACCAAAGCGGGTGTTAACCTCCAAAAACTGCGCGATCGCACTGAACAATTTTTCCAACGTCAGCCGAAAGTATCCGGTAGCAGTAGTTCTGTCTACTTGGGACGCAGCTTGGATACACTGTTAGATCGGGCAGACGGATATCGCAAAGAGTTTCAAGACGAATATATTTCAATTGAACACTTATTGCTGGCTTACGCTAAAGATGACCGCTTTGGCAAAGGTTTATTCCAAGAGTTTGGTTTAGACGAAGGCAAACTCAAAAATATTATTAAACAAATTCGTGGGAGTCAAAAAGTGACCGACCAAAATCCAGAAGGCAAATACGAAGCACTGGAAAAATACGGGCGTGACCTTACAGAAGCCGCGCGTAAAGGTCAACTCGATCCAGTGATTGGGCGAGATGATGAGATTCGCCGCACTGTGCAAATTCTATCTCGCCGTACCAAAAATAACCCTGTGCTAATTGGTGAACCGGGTGTTGGTAAAACTGCGATCGCCGAAGGATTAGCACAGCGCATTATCGCAGGTGATGTACCCCAATCTCTCAAAGACTGCAAGCTAATCGCTTTAGATATGGGTGCTTTGATTGCGGGGGCAAAATTCCGGGGTGAATTTGAAGAACGCTTGAAAGCAGTATTAAAAGAAGTTACTGAATCTAGCGGCAAAATTGTTTTATTTATTGATGAAATTCACACCGTTGTCGGCGCTGGTGCAACCCAAGGGGCGATGGATGCTAGTAACTTGTTAAAACCAATGTTGGCGCGGGGCGAATTGCGCTGTATTGGGGCGACAACTCTGGATGAATACCGCAAACATATCGAAAAAGATGCCGCACTGGAAAGACGCTTCCAACAAGTTTATGTGGATCAGCCTAGTGTAGAAGATAGTATTTCGATTTTGCGCGGGTTGAGAGAACGTTATGAAAACCACCACGGGGTGAAGATTTCTGATAGTGCTTTAGTTGCAGCAGCTGTATTGTCGAGTCGATATATTAGCGATCGCTTCTTACCAGATAAAGCAATTGACTTGGTAGACGAAGCCGCCGCTAGACTGAAAATGGAGATTACCTCCAAACCAGAAGAACTCGACGAAATTGACCGCAAGATTCTGCAATTGGAAATGGAGAAGCTTTCACTGCAAAAAGAAAGCGATGCAGCTTCTCGTGAACGTCTAGGAAGACTGGAAAAAGAAATTGCCGATCTTAAAGAAGAACAAAGAACCCTGAATAGTCAATGGCAATCAGAAAAGGATATCATTGACAAAATTCAGTCCGTTAAAAAAGAGATTGAACGGGTCAACTTAGAAATTCAGCAAGCAGAACGCGACTACGACCTTAACCGCGCTGCGGAGTTGAAATACGGTAATTTAACCAGTTTGCATCGCCAATTGGAAGCAGTAGAAAATGAATTGGCAAACACTCAAAGAAGTGGTAAATCACTATTACGGGAAGAAGTAACAGAAGCTGATATTGCCGAAATTATTTCTAAATGGACAGGAATTCCGATCAGCAAGTTGGTGGAATCAGAGAAAGATAAACTGCTGCATTTAGAAGATGAACTACACCGCCGCGTGATTGGACAAGAAGAAGCAGTCACAGCCGTAGCAGATGCAATTCAGCGATCGCGGGCTGGACTAGCTGATCCTAATCGCCCCATCGCTAGCTTTATTTTCCTTGGGCCTACGGGTGTGGGTAAAACCGAGTTGGCGAAAGCGCTGGCGGCGTATATGTTCGATAGCGAAGATGCGCTGGTGCGAATCGATATGTCTGAGTATATGGAGAAACACGCCGTTTCTCGCTTAATTGGTGCGCCTCCAGGATATGTAGGTTACGAAGAAGGCGGACAACTTACAGAAGCGATTCGGCGGCGTCCTTACTCAGTGATTCTCTTCGACGAAATCGAGAAAGCACACCCCGATGTATTTAATATATTCCTGCAAATTCTCGATGATGGTCGTGTCACTGATGCCCAAGGTCATAAAGTGGACTTCAAGAACGCTATTATCATCATGACCAGCAACATCGGTTCGCAGTACATTCTTGATGTTGCCGGGGATAACGCCCACTACGACGAAATGCGCCGTCGAGTCATGGAGGCGATGCGGAATAGCTTCCGTCCAGAGTTCCTGAACCGGATTGACGAAATCATCATCTTCCACGGTTTAGATAAGAAAGAATTGCGGCAAATTGTGCTGTTGCAAGTGGAAAGATTGCGGCAAAGACTGAGCGATCGCAAAATATCCCTCAAGCTCTCGGATGCTGCACTTGACTTTTTAGCAGAAGTAGGCTATGACCCCGTATATGGGGCGCGTCCACTAAAGCGGGCGATTCAGCGGGAGTTAGAAACTCAAATTGCTAAATCCATCTTGCGCGGCGAATTCAACGACGGCAACACTATTTTTGTAGATGTGCAAAATGAGCGTCTTTCTTTTAGTCGCCTACCTGTTGAGGTATTTACTAGCTAA
- a CDS encoding SRPBCC family protein, whose translation MSASSYISDSIIAGSDMAWSQDKQRLLVQGEILVETRSHKMWGGAVTAWMYLPMVRSQVWQQLTDYPRWVQYFPDITKSEVMYRGEVKHLYQAAQKAFFFFTAQVEIYLNVMEVLGQQIQFRMEKGTFEDFNANLELKDCGNGTILAYTVQATPLIPIPSIFIQQAMNLELPANMRKMRQVLCKNQ comes from the coding sequence ATGTCTGCATCTTCTTATATATCAGACTCAATTATTGCAGGTTCAGATATGGCTTGGAGTCAAGACAAGCAAAGGTTGCTAGTACAGGGTGAAATTTTGGTAGAAACGCGATCGCACAAGATGTGGGGTGGCGCTGTGACAGCGTGGATGTATTTGCCGATGGTGCGATCGCAAGTTTGGCAACAATTAACTGATTATCCCCGGTGGGTGCAATATTTTCCCGACATCACTAAAAGCGAAGTGATGTACAGAGGTGAAGTGAAGCATCTGTATCAAGCAGCACAAAAAGCCTTTTTCTTTTTCACCGCTCAAGTTGAAATTTACCTCAACGTCATGGAAGTGCTGGGGCAGCAAATCCAATTTCGCATGGAAAAAGGGACTTTTGAGGACTTTAACGCCAATTTAGAACTAAAAGATTGTGGGAATGGCACAATACTTGCTTATACTGTGCAAGCTACACCTCTTATTCCGATTCCATCAATTTTTATTCAACAAGCAATGAACTTAGAGTTGCCTGCAAATATGCGTAAAATGCGACAAGTGCTTTGTAAGAATCAGTAA
- the rd gene encoding rubredoxin has product MAKYICTLCAYEYDPEQGDPDSDIAPGTAFENIPDDWSCPVCGATKDQFELVEE; this is encoded by the coding sequence ATGGCAAAGTATATATGTACTCTTTGCGCCTATGAATATGACCCAGAACAAGGCGATCCAGATAGCGACATAGCACCGGGAACAGCCTTTGAAAATATACCAGATGATTGGTCATGTCCAGTTTGCGGTGCCACAAAAGACCAATTTGAACTAGTTGAAGAGTGA
- a CDS encoding NAD(P)/FAD-dependent oxidoreductase translates to MLPLRIVVIGGGAAGFFGAIACAKANPDAQVTLLEASRQPLAKVLISGGGRCNVTHACFDPEELVQNYPRGAKALRGALTRFGPQDTVAWFAAGGVYLKTEADGRMFPVTNTSETIVECLIKAMATSGVKLRIGTPVTSVRTSADGGFDIFLKSGDPIKCDRLLLATGSSLAGYKIVQELGHQIEPPVPSLFTFNIVDQKLRELAGVSVNPAQLRLSVGGKSQLEQTGPLLITHWGLSGPAILKLSAWGARVLHESRYQARLLINWLPDLRQEQVREKVLAVKDEWGKKAIALHRGVDLPHRLWQYIIARAGITTEDRWAEISSKTLNQLVQELTQGQYLTNGKGAFKEEFVTCGGVHLKEVNFKTMESRLVPGLYFAGEILDIDGVTGGFNFQSAWTTGYLAGVAMATSD, encoded by the coding sequence TTGCTACCGTTACGAATCGTAGTTATTGGGGGTGGGGCAGCGGGATTTTTTGGCGCGATCGCTTGTGCTAAAGCCAATCCTGATGCCCAAGTTACTTTACTCGAAGCCAGTCGCCAACCCCTAGCGAAGGTGCTAATTTCTGGTGGCGGCCGCTGCAACGTCACTCACGCTTGCTTTGACCCTGAGGAGTTAGTCCAAAATTACCCCAGAGGGGCAAAAGCTTTGCGAGGTGCTTTGACTCGTTTTGGCCCTCAAGATACAGTAGCTTGGTTTGCTGCTGGTGGAGTCTATCTCAAAACTGAAGCTGATGGCCGGATGTTTCCTGTCACCAATACTTCAGAAACTATTGTGGAATGTCTGATTAAAGCGATGGCAACATCTGGGGTAAAACTCCGTATCGGTACACCTGTAACTTCGGTGAGAACCTCAGCAGATGGGGGGTTTGATATTTTTCTGAAGTCAGGAGATCCGATTAAATGCGATCGCCTACTTCTTGCGACCGGCAGCAGCCTTGCGGGTTATAAAATTGTCCAGGAGTTAGGTCATCAAATTGAACCGCCAGTACCCTCGTTATTTACCTTCAACATTGTTGATCAAAAGTTGAGGGAGTTAGCTGGAGTTAGCGTTAACCCTGCCCAATTGCGGTTATCTGTGGGCGGAAAATCCCAATTAGAACAAACTGGGCCATTACTAATTACCCACTGGGGTTTGAGTGGCCCCGCAATTCTGAAGCTTTCTGCTTGGGGTGCGAGAGTTCTGCACGAAAGCCGCTATCAAGCCAGATTATTGATTAATTGGCTGCCCGATTTGCGCCAAGAACAAGTGCGAGAAAAAGTTTTAGCAGTTAAGGATGAATGGGGAAAGAAAGCGATCGCATTGCATCGTGGCGTTGATCTACCCCATCGTCTCTGGCAATATATCATCGCCCGTGCAGGCATTACCACAGAAGACCGTTGGGCAGAAATATCTAGTAAAACCTTAAATCAACTGGTGCAAGAACTTACTCAGGGACAATACTTAACTAACGGTAAAGGAGCCTTCAAAGAAGAATTTGTTACCTGTGGCGGCGTCCACCTCAAAGAAGTCAACTTCAAGACGATGGAAAGTAGGTTAGTTCCTGGTCTTTATTTTGCCGGAGAAATCTTAGATATTGATGGCGTCACCGGTGGGTTTAACTTCCAAAGTGCTTGGACAACCGGGTATTTAGCAGGCGTAGCAATGGCGACTAGCGACTAG
- the lpxD gene encoding UDP-3-O-(3-hydroxymyristoyl)glucosamine N-acyltransferase translates to MKFSEILRQFGDAPTNHSLTSNQDHDPEITGVAAIDEASNGTLSYVESAKFGSFISKTNASALILPQDEKLQALAQENGIVWLATPDPRLLFAKAIALFYQPYRPVPEIHPTAVIHSTAKVGSDVYIGPHAVIQQGVEIGNGAIIHPNVVIYPDVKIGDRTTLHANCTIHERTHIGADCVIHSGAVIGAEGFGFVPTRTGWFKMEQSGYTVLEDGVEVGCNSGIDRPAVGETRVGRNTVIDSLVQIGHGCKIGSGCAIAGQVGMAGGVQLGNRVILAGQTGIVNQVKMGDGAMTSAQTGIHNDVAAGEIVCGTPALPYKAYLKVCAVYSRLPDMYQSLKQLQRKFKDSND, encoded by the coding sequence ATGAAATTCAGCGAAATCCTCCGCCAATTTGGTGACGCGCCCACCAATCATAGCCTGACTAGCAACCAAGACCATGACCCAGAAATTACAGGGGTAGCAGCCATTGATGAAGCTAGCAACGGTACTCTCAGCTACGTAGAAAGTGCAAAATTTGGGTCTTTTATCAGCAAGACTAATGCTAGTGCTTTAATTTTGCCCCAGGACGAAAAATTACAGGCGCTTGCCCAGGAGAACGGTATTGTCTGGTTAGCGACCCCAGATCCGCGATTATTATTTGCCAAAGCGATCGCACTTTTTTACCAACCATATCGCCCCGTCCCAGAAATTCATCCCACCGCTGTGATTCACTCCACCGCAAAAGTTGGTAGCGATGTTTACATTGGCCCCCATGCTGTGATTCAACAAGGGGTAGAAATTGGCAATGGCGCAATCATTCATCCGAATGTGGTGATTTATCCAGATGTTAAAATAGGCGATCGCACCACCTTACACGCCAATTGCACCATCCACGAACGCACCCACATCGGTGCAGATTGCGTCATTCACAGTGGTGCTGTCATCGGTGCAGAAGGCTTTGGTTTTGTTCCTACCCGGACTGGTTGGTTCAAAATGGAACAATCCGGCTATACAGTTTTAGAAGATGGCGTGGAAGTTGGCTGCAACAGTGGCATTGACCGCCCAGCCGTCGGAGAAACACGCGTAGGTCGCAATACAGTAATTGATAGCTTAGTGCAAATAGGTCACGGTTGCAAAATTGGTTCTGGCTGTGCGATCGCAGGTCAGGTTGGCATGGCGGGAGGTGTTCAACTGGGAAATCGCGTTATTTTAGCTGGACAAACAGGAATAGTTAATCAAGTGAAGATGGGAGATGGGGCAATGACATCTGCTCAAACTGGAATTCACAACGATGTTGCAGCAGGAGAAATTGTCTGCGGAACTCCAGCCCTTCCTTACAAAGCATATCTTAAGGTATGTGCTGTTTATAGTCGCCTGCCAGATATGTATCAATCGCTAAAACAATTGCAACGTAAATTCAAAGATAGCAATGATTAA